The sequence below is a genomic window from Desulfonatronum thioautotrophicum.
GTCCATTGATATATCGTGCGAAATCTGAAGGGATAAATCCGATATACTATGTGTTGGGACAAACGGAAGCTGGAAGGCATATTTTTTGTGTTATCATTCATTTTCCTGACAAAAAAGGATACCCTGTGACGGCAAGGCCTATGACGGAAAAGGAAAAAAAACGATTTAAACAAGAAGGGTAAGATTATGAGACATGCAACAATACCGGTAACTGACTCGATTCAAGAGCTGGCTACATTCTGGGATAACCATGACATAACAGATTATGAAAATGATCTGAATGTCGTTGATGAGAAAATTTTTGAACGCAAGTCTGTTGTAAAAATCCAACTTGATATGAAAGAAGCAGACTTGTTGTCAAGCGTGGCTTCCATGCATGGCATTCCCTGTGACGAGTTGGTCAAAAATTGGGTTGTTGAAAAATTACATCCGGCATAAGTTTTGTACATCAAATGAACGGAGTAAAAAAGAACAACACAAATTGCCGGGGAATACCGGGTCTTGCGAGGCAACACCATCCATGCGGCATGAAGACGTTGATGCGCACGACCATCGCGGCTCGGGGGCGGTTGCGGATTCAGGAAGAGTTCGCCCTGGATGTGAATGTCCGGCGGTTGCGCAACGCGCTGGAGTCGATGGGGACACGGGAGGGGAGCACATGACCACCCATGAAATGCCTTCTGGCTACGGCCTGTTCAAGTCCCTGCGCTATCATGCTGTTATTGCTCGGGAACTCCGGAAAAGACCTGAGCCGGTGCTTGCCAGGGCTTGGGCGACCATGGAGCGGTGGGGCTGGCTGGATCCCGGCCATGAGGCGTACCACGCCGGGTATGCGCGACAGTGGCGGCTGGCCTTGGACCGGGGGGCGGAGCATGTCGCCGAATTGATTGAACGTCCGCCAGGCGACGAGCAGGCGGACTGGATGCGGTCATGTACGCCCCTCGTCGGAATACTGGACAGAAGCGTGATTCGGGCTTTGCAACACCAATGGCGCCGGGAATACCGGGCGTTGCGAGGCAATTCCGTCCATGCGCCATGACGATTTGGCCCATGTATTGGCCACGATCAAGGCTCTGACCAAAGGTGAAAAGGCCGTTGTCCTGGGCAGTCAGGCCGTGCTGGGCAGTATTTCCCGGGAGCGGGCGCGTCTGCTGGGCGATGCCGGCAGGAGGGCCTTGTTCCAGTCCATGGAAGTGGATGTGGCTTTTCCCGGCAGGCAGGATCTCCCGGAACTCGTGGAGGACACCATTGGGCTGGATTCTCCTTTTTTTGAAACATTCGGCTATCATGCCGAAGGCGTTGAAATTGAAATCGCGGTGCTTCCCGGGGGATGGGAAGCGAGATTGACGCCGTTCAAGGATCAGGACCAGAATGTGCTCGGTTATTGCCTTGACCTCCACGACCTTGCCACGGCCAAACTCGCGGCCGGTCGCCGCTGAGATTCGGTCTCAGGAGCCCTCCAATTTCATGCATGGACCTGTGCACTAAGGTCAGGTTTTGTGTCCACGCGGCTCGGTGTACCTATACCATTTCGTTGGAGACCACCTGCTCCAGCATCTTCACCAAATCCTCCACTTTTACCGGCTTTGCCAGGTAGTCGTTCATCCCGGCCTCCAGGAACTTCGCCCGGTCTCCGGCCATGGCATAGGCTGTCAGGGCGATGATTGGAATATTTTTTTTGGCCCCCAGGGTTGGGGATTTCCGAATGGCCCTGGTGGCTTCCACTCCGTTCATCACCGGCATTTGCACGTCCATCAGGATCACGTCGAAATCCTGGGCCGCTAACAGGTCCAAGGCCTGCTGCCCGTCCTCGGCCAATGTCACGAAGTGACCGGCTTTTTCCAGAAGTGTTATCGTGGGGAAGGAACTTGACGGTTCGTCCTCGGCCATCAAGATTTGCATACGCCTTTCGGCTTGGGACAATTGCCTTGATCCTTGTTCAGCGGGAATGTTTGTCCCCGTAGGCCTTTTGAAGGGGAGACGCACGTGCACTGTGGTCCCCTCATTAACAACGCTTTTCATGGAAATTTCCCCACCCATCAAGTCCACAAGGCGTTTGACAATGGCCAGGCCGAGGCCTGCGCCCTGGTAGTTGCGGGTGAGGGAGGCGTCAACTTGGACGAAGGGCTTGAAGAGGTATTGTAATTTGTCACTGGGGATGCCGATGCCGGAATCGGATACGGTGAACAAGATATTCAGAAGGTCACCTTGGTCTGGATCCAGCGCGGCAATTTCCAAACTGACGTGTCCCTGTTTCGTGAATTTCAGTGCGTTGCCCACCAAGTTGAAGAGAATCTGTCTGACCCGTGCCTCGTCCCCGACAAGCTTGGGAGGCACTCCGGGGGCGATGTCGGTGCTCAGTGTCACCCCTTTGGTTCGGGCATTGAACGTGAACAGTCCGGAAACGGAATCGACAATGTCCTGGATCACGAATTCCGCCTCGTTGATCGTCATCATCCCCGCTTCGACCCTGGAGAGGTCCAGGATGTCGGAGAGCAATCTGGTCAGACGCTCTGCAGAGGAAGTGCAGAGTTGAACGTACTGCTTTTGATCAGCATCCAGGGGAGTCATTTCCAACAGTTGCATCATACCCATGATGCCGTTGATGGGGGTGCGGATTTCATGGCTCATGTTGGCCAGGAATTCACTTTTTGCCAGATTTGCGGCTTCAGCCTGCTCCTTGGCCAGGAGCAACGCCTGCTCCGCCTTTTTCCGCTCTGTGATATCAATGCCAATTTCAAGAACAAGTTTTGATCCATCGCTGTCAATGAATGGAAAATCATGAATAGCATAGGATTTGCCATTGGAAGCATGCGTCCATTCCCAGACATGGGGAGTATTCGTGTCAAAAAACCTGAACGTTTGGCATATTTCACACGGCGCAGTTCGCCCTCCCATAATCTCATAACAACGTCGCCTCTTCGGGTTGCCGAAATGTTCGATAAAATATTTATTGGCATATCGCACGGAGTAATCCGGTGATAGGAGATAGATAAAACCAGGAAATGTCTCCAGCAGTAAGAAAAACCGTTTTCGTTCCAGCTCAAGCCCCTTCTCGGCCTGCTTTCGCTTGGAAATATCCTGAACTGCGCCAAACATGGACTTGGGTTTACCAGAGCCATCCAACTCAACCAAGCCACTGGCCTGTACATATCTCACAATGCCGTTATCCAGCCGGACGATGCGGTGTTCAATGTCGTAAGGTTCTCCATTTTCTGCCGACCTGTTGAAAGCCTCTTCAATAGCAGGTCTGTCTTCATGATGCGCGATTCGGAGGAGCTGAGCTGTGGTTAGTTCACGGGAATTGACGCACCCATGGATTTTGAGCCAGTTGTCCGAAAAAATCCAAGTATCGTTACCCATATCCCATTCCCAGCTTCCCAGTTCAGCCAACTCCTCGGCTTGGGCCATGATCTTTTTTTGTTTGGCCAGGTTTGCCTGGGCGTTTTTACACTCGGTAATGTCCTCAAACGTGGCATAAGATTGAAAGGGTCTTATTTCGCCGGGCTTGAACAGGGGAATGGCCGTGATGGACAACCAGACGTGGGCATTTTTATCCGGATGAAACACCCCCTGGACCACCGGCCCGACAATCTCTCCGGTACGCAGGGCGATCATAGTTGGATGGTCTTTGCCTGAAACAGCAGTGCCGTCTTCCTCGATCATATTCCAGCGCGGGTCCATGGATGTCTTGCCGCGCATCTGGTCCAGGGTGAGCCCAAGTATGCTTTCCGCGGCTGGATTGGCTGAAATGATGGTGCCGTCGGCCGCATGATAAACCACACCCTGGGCCATGGTCTCAAAGAGACGACGGTGTTTTTCCTCGCTTTCCAGTAACGCCTGCTCGGCCAGCTTACGGTCGGTGATGTCGATGCCTGTCACCAGAATTACTTCCCGGCCCAGGTATGCAATCGGTGTTAACTGCACCTGTTCCCAAAGCAGATCACCGTTTTTCTTCCGACCACACCACTCGAACGACTGGGTCCCTTCCTGTTCGGCCCTGCTCATCCAGACCTGTGCATCGGCAAGTGAGTAGGGCGGTTCCAGCCAGAAGTCATAGGCTTTGAGTTCGTCAAGCGACGAGAGACCGTAATGAAGCCAAGCCACAGGGTTTGCGTCGATGATCTTGCCGTTGCCCGGTTCTTGGATGATCATAGAGACAGGGCTATCCATGAACAACGTTCGGAAATGTTCCTCGCTTTCCCGCAGGGCCTCTTCGGCCCGCTTTCGTAAGGTGATGTCCTCAATCTGCGAGATGAAGTGCAGAGGTGCACCCTTGTCGTCCCAGGCCAATGAAACCGCCAGCAGTCCCCAGACGATGCTGCCGTTCTTGTGGATGTACCGCTTCTCCATCTGGTAGGTCTCGATTTCGTGGGCGAGCATCCGCTGCACGAACTCCATATCCGCATCCAGGTCCTCCGGGTGGGTGATGTCCTGGAAGGTCTTACGCAATAGCTCTTCCTCGGTGTAGCCGAACATGGCACTGATGCTGGTGTTGACCTTAAGCCACTTCCCTTCTGGGGAGACAAGGGCCATGCCGATGGCAGAGTGCTTGAAGGCATTACGGAACTGTGTTTCGCTTAGACGAAGCGCCGCCTCCTTCTGGTTACGTTCGGTGATGTCCGCGACAAATCCTTGATAGTGTGAAACGCTTCCATCTTCCGCGTAAACAGTCCGGATGCTTCCTGATGCCCAGAAACGGGCACCGTCCTGGCGAAGATGCTCGCATGCGTAGTTTTTGACCATCCCATCCGTGGCCAAGAGGCGGCTGAGGGCTGAGCCATCTTGGGGATCGGCGAACAATTCTGCGGCAATGTTCTGCACCGAGGCAACAAGGTCCTGCGGCGTGACATATCCATACATATTCGCCAGGGCCTGGTTGGCATACAGAAAACGTCCATCAGGAGTTGTCTTGAATATGCCGATTGGAGCGTGGTCCAGAATGTCTTGGACGTCGGATAAGACTTCCTGAGCGGAAAGTACTTCAGGGGCCTGCTTCTGATTCATACTGGCCTCCTAGGAGAACAAGGCAGGAAAGGTGATTCAGCGAGAGAAGACAAGCAAAATGTCAGGCCAAGTCTGAATCAATGCCTGAAAGACATGTCGGCTTTGTTCCTGTTGTGACACATTCAGCCATTTGTTCTCGCCTTTTGCAATTGTGTCAACCAGAAAAATAAAACCGTACAAGCCCACAACATTCAAGGACCTTCCCTGCGCCTGAGCGCCTTGAGCGTGGCCTCCATCACGACATCGTGCGGGAGGATTTTTCGTCAGGGCAATGCAGCTTTTTCACGCCCGGTGCAAGACCGTTCCCTAACAGGTGAATAGCCATGCTGCCTTGGTAAAGCAGTGCACGGTGCGAGAATGTTTTGTCAGCGATTGCCTTGCTTTTTTCAGTGGTTGTTGCTACGAAACTTCAACTCGTATGATGCGAAGGCTCTCGTAGCTGATCTTGGCGACCCACATTTCAACCATAGGAGTTAAATTATGCTGTATGTCCGAAAAGGGATTTTTGGCGTTTGGCTCGTTGCCATGATATGTGCGCTCGTATTGAGCGTCTCCACGGTTCATGCGTATGCGCAGCCCAAGATCAACATCAATGAGGCGCCGGTTGAGATGCTGCAAACCTTGCCGGGCATCGGTCCGGCTTTGGCGCAGCGTATTGTCGAGTATCGCGCCGAGACGCCTTTTGAAACCATTGAGGACATCAAGAAGGTGAGCGGCATTGGGGAAGTCACATTTGAGGCGATGAAGGAATATCTGACCGTTGAATGAGTGGGCCATTCAGTGGCCACGATCTGCGCAGCAACACCGAAAAAGCCCGGTCAAGGATGCATCCTTGACCGGGCTTTTTCATATTTACGACGGAAAGGGAGAAATCAGCCGGCAAAGGCCTTTTCGAAATTCGGAACAACCTGCTTTTTCCGGCTCATCACGCCATCCAGCCATACCTTGTGCCCTTCCGGGGCCTTGCCGAAGGCTTTTTGCACCACGGACGGGTCATCCGAGGCGATGAGCATTTCGGTTCCTTCCTTCATGATGTCGGTCAGCAGTAAAAAGACACTGTGGTTGCCTTTTTCCGCTTTGACTTTCTGAATGTCCTCGTACAGAGCGTCCTTGACGCCATCCAGCAGAGAAAGATCCACGACCTCCAACTGGCCAATACCGACCTTGGTTCCGCTCATGTTGAAGTCCTTGTAGTCGCGGAAAACCAGTTCCCGGATTGGTGTCCCTTCCACGGCGGACTTCACCTTGAACATTTCCAGACCAAGAGCCTTGGTGTCGGCCACTCCGGCGACCTGGGCCAGAGCGTCAGCGGTCTGGACGTCCTTGTCCGTACAGGTGGCGGACTTGAAGATGACCGTATCGCTGACAATGGCACAGAGCATGATGCCGGCGATATTCTTGGGGATCTCCACGCCGTAGAAATCGTACATGGCCTTGAC
It includes:
- a CDS encoding BrnT family toxin, which gives rise to MKIQELIWSEDRIEHIWRHGVSPDEVEEVCFGSPLIYRAKSEGINPIYYVLGQTEAGRHIFCVIIHFPDKKGYPVTARPMTEKEKKRFKQEG
- a CDS encoding CopG family antitoxin, whose protein sequence is MRHATIPVTDSIQELATFWDNHDITDYENDLNVVDEKIFERKSVVKIQLDMKEADLLSSVASMHGIPCDELVKNWVVEKLHPA
- a CDS encoding PAS domain S-box protein → MNQKQAPEVLSAQEVLSDVQDILDHAPIGIFKTTPDGRFLYANQALANMYGYVTPQDLVASVQNIAAELFADPQDGSALSRLLATDGMVKNYACEHLRQDGARFWASGSIRTVYAEDGSVSHYQGFVADITERNQKEAALRLSETQFRNAFKHSAIGMALVSPEGKWLKVNTSISAMFGYTEEELLRKTFQDITHPEDLDADMEFVQRMLAHEIETYQMEKRYIHKNGSIVWGLLAVSLAWDDKGAPLHFISQIEDITLRKRAEEALRESEEHFRTLFMDSPVSMIIQEPGNGKIIDANPVAWLHYGLSSLDELKAYDFWLEPPYSLADAQVWMSRAEQEGTQSFEWCGRKKNGDLLWEQVQLTPIAYLGREVILVTGIDITDRKLAEQALLESEEKHRRLFETMAQGVVYHAADGTIISANPAAESILGLTLDQMRGKTSMDPRWNMIEEDGTAVSGKDHPTMIALRTGEIVGPVVQGVFHPDKNAHVWLSITAIPLFKPGEIRPFQSYATFEDITECKNAQANLAKQKKIMAQAEELAELGSWEWDMGNDTWIFSDNWLKIHGCVNSRELTTAQLLRIAHHEDRPAIEEAFNRSAENGEPYDIEHRIVRLDNGIVRYVQASGLVELDGSGKPKSMFGAVQDISKRKQAEKGLELERKRFFLLLETFPGFIYLLSPDYSVRYANKYFIEHFGNPKRRRCYEIMGGRTAPCEICQTFRFFDTNTPHVWEWTHASNGKSYAIHDFPFIDSDGSKLVLEIGIDITERKKAEQALLLAKEQAEAANLAKSEFLANMSHEIRTPINGIMGMMQLLEMTPLDADQKQYVQLCTSSAERLTRLLSDILDLSRVEAGMMTINEAEFVIQDIVDSVSGLFTFNARTKGVTLSTDIAPGVPPKLVGDEARVRQILFNLVGNALKFTKQGHVSLEIAALDPDQGDLLNILFTVSDSGIGIPSDKLQYLFKPFVQVDASLTRNYQGAGLGLAIVKRLVDLMGGEISMKSVVNEGTTVHVRLPFKRPTGTNIPAEQGSRQLSQAERRMQILMAEDEPSSSFPTITLLEKAGHFVTLAEDGQQALDLLAAQDFDVILMDVQMPVMNGVEATRAIRKSPTLGAKKNIPIIALTAYAMAGDRAKFLEAGMNDYLAKPVKVEDLVKMLEQVVSNEMV
- a CDS encoding ComEA family DNA-binding protein, coding for MLYVRKGIFGVWLVAMICALVLSVSTVHAYAQPKININEAPVEMLQTLPGIGPALAQRIVEYRAETPFETIEDIKKVSGIGEVTFEAMKEYLTVE
- a CDS encoding manganese-dependent inorganic pyrophosphatase, which produces MSVYVVGHKSPDTDSVCAAIALADLKSKLGVASKPAAQGELNPESKFVLDKFGVSAPEILTDATDKQIYLVDHSDLAQSLDNLGKAEIMGIVDHHKLGDVTTPNPIEAWIWPVGCTCTVVKAMYDFYGVEIPKNIAGIMLCAIVSDTVIFKSATCTDKDVQTADALAQVAGVADTKALGLEMFKVKSAVEGTPIRELVFRDYKDFNMSGTKVGIGQLEVVDLSLLDGVKDALYEDIQKVKAEKGNHSVFLLLTDIMKEGTEMLIASDDPSVVQKAFGKAPEGHKVWLDGVMSRKKQVVPNFEKAFAG